A genomic stretch from Marinifilum sp. JC120 includes:
- a CDS encoding metal ABC transporter permease, whose protein sequence is MEFIYDLIRTPLMEMGRSGVLPDYFQYAFVINALICSLLAGPILGSIGTMVVAKRLAFFSQAVGQAALTGVALGIVLGEPYTAPYVSLFGFCILFGLLMNYTRNRTRMSSDTVIGVFLSISLAVGACVLLYVTGKVNMHVLDNILFGSILTVNNTDINVLAIICALCVAICLPMFNKILLASFNPSLAHVRGINVKLVDYMFILIITVITVAALKIVGAVLVEALFIIPAAAARNISKSMRGFFFYSMIFATLSCLLGVLIPMQYEIPVPSGGAIIIVAAVFFAFTSLVRTVLPSFREAAI, encoded by the coding sequence ATGGAATTTATCTACGACCTCATCAGAACCCCGCTCATGGAGATGGGCAGAAGCGGTGTCCTGCCCGATTATTTCCAATATGCTTTTGTTATTAATGCCTTGATCTGCTCTCTGCTGGCCGGGCCCATCCTCGGTAGCATCGGAACCATGGTGGTCGCCAAGCGTCTGGCTTTTTTCTCACAGGCCGTGGGACAGGCAGCCCTGACCGGGGTGGCTCTGGGGATAGTACTAGGCGAGCCTTACACCGCGCCCTATGTATCCCTGTTCGGCTTCTGCATCCTTTTCGGACTGCTCATGAATTACACTCGCAACCGGACCCGTATGTCCTCGGATACGGTCATAGGGGTGTTTCTGTCCATATCCCTTGCCGTAGGTGCCTGCGTGCTGCTCTACGTGACCGGAAAGGTCAACATGCACGTACTCGACAACATCCTTTTCGGCTCCATCCTGACCGTGAACAATACCGACATAAACGTACTGGCGATAATTTGCGCCCTATGCGTTGCTATCTGCCTGCCCATGTTCAATAAAATCCTGTTGGCCAGCTTCAACCCCAGTCTTGCCCATGTGCGCGGCATCAACGTCAAGCTGGTGGATTACATGTTCATCCTCATCATAACGGTCATAACCGTGGCAGCACTGAAAATAGTTGGTGCTGTGCTGGTGGAGGCACTGTTCATTATCCCGGCTGCGGCAGCGCGGAACATCAGCAAGTCCATGCGCGGATTTTTCTTTTACAGCATGATCTTTGCAACCCTCAGTTGCCTGCTGGGTGTGCTGATTCCCATGCAGTACGAGATTCCAGTTCCATCCGGCGGGGCGATTATCATCGTGGCTGCGGTATTTTTTGCTTTTACTTCGTTGGTGCGCACTGTGCTTCCCTCATTTCGGGAAGCTGCGATTTAG
- a CDS encoding zinc ABC transporter substrate-binding protein, producing MRKILTLIMLLSLMGCAKQSTNHPQTSGMQILTSLEATKLLSQTLIEGTGIKIIQTVPATYSMNSQARYLKKHAKKFNEQAVNAAACVTIRSIWQDDDLYPYARRGNVRIVEIDASAPVDKTQAGVKLIKERESGHVSPFIWRSPGNLTKMADFVAKDLMALYPDQAVKIDSNLKSLKQDLFKLRTNYEIRFSELESVEAISITGNFDYLISEFGIEIVENFLKQQIDWDESDIAILEESIRKNEIKSVLCNRMPQGKIYEAIVSNGAKPVVLRTLIASRSTGQSAKEQLLGLYSENLDKIYDGLK from the coding sequence ATGAGAAAAATACTTACTTTAATTATGCTGCTCAGCCTCATGGGATGCGCCAAGCAATCGACCAACCATCCTCAAACTTCAGGCATGCAAATACTGACTTCGCTTGAAGCCACTAAGCTGCTTAGCCAGACGTTGATCGAGGGAACTGGAATTAAAATAATTCAGACTGTACCTGCGACTTACTCCATGAATTCCCAAGCCAGATACCTTAAGAAGCACGCCAAAAAATTCAACGAGCAAGCCGTAAATGCCGCAGCCTGCGTGACTATCCGCTCTATCTGGCAGGATGATGATCTGTATCCCTACGCCAGAAGGGGCAATGTACGCATCGTCGAAATCGATGCTTCCGCCCCGGTGGATAAAACACAGGCCGGGGTCAAGCTGATAAAAGAGAGGGAAAGCGGACATGTTTCCCCCTTCATTTGGAGATCCCCCGGCAACCTGACCAAAATGGCGGACTTCGTAGCCAAAGACCTCATGGCCCTTTATCCGGATCAGGCCGTAAAAATCGACAGCAACCTGAAATCCCTGAAACAGGATCTTTTCAAGCTACGCACAAATTACGAAATACGATTCAGTGAACTTGAATCAGTTGAAGCCATCAGTATAACCGGGAATTTCGATTACCTGATCTCTGAATTCGGAATTGAAATAGTGGAGAATTTCCTGAAACAGCAGATTGATTGGGATGAATCGGATATTGCGATCTTGGAAGAATCCATCCGCAAAAACGAAATTAAATCAGTGCTCTGCAATCGCATGCCGCAAGGCAAAATATATGAAGCGATCGTCAGTAACGGAGCAAAGCCAGTTGTCCTACGCACGCTGATTGCATCGAGATCAACGGGTCAGTCTGCTAAAGAGCAGCTGTTGGGATTATATTCGGAAAATCTTGATAAAATTTATGATGGGTTGAAATAA
- a CDS encoding phenylacetate--CoA ligase family protein produces MGGKYRFIPELSTQELADKQLEGLKWTVAHTDANSPFYQAQYKEQGVAPGDIKSLDDLQKLPFTTADHLKEGYPLPLLSVPEEDVVRIHGSSGTTGKRKILSYTRKDIETWKNMFARCYELAGLTTLDRVQVCVGYGLWTAGAGFQLGSEHFGAMTLPVGPGMLEIQLQILEDLGATCLCSTASMALLLGEEAQKAGIVERLKLKRCIFGGEACSSKMRKQFEESLGLESSHDISGMTELYGPGAGIECNAHEGIHYWGDEYIAEIIDPVTLKPVPDGEVGELVVTTLNKEASPLVRYRTRDLTRIIPGECSCGCAMPRHDTISGRSDDMFIFRGVNIYPGQIASVLESFPEASSEYQIFLERREGLDHMSVRVERMPGVSEANDANLAKAICDEIRKFILVRANVEILKPGLLPRSFAKTKRVFDERG; encoded by the coding sequence ATGGGCGGCAAATATAGATTCATACCGGAACTCAGTACTCAGGAACTGGCTGATAAGCAGCTGGAAGGATTGAAATGGACCGTAGCGCATACTGACGCAAACAGCCCTTTTTATCAGGCGCAGTACAAAGAGCAGGGAGTTGCACCGGGCGACATCAAATCCCTTGATGATTTGCAGAAGCTTCCCTTCACTACTGCCGACCATCTCAAAGAAGGCTATCCTTTGCCGCTGCTTTCCGTGCCTGAAGAGGATGTTGTGCGTATTCACGGCTCCAGCGGAACCACTGGGAAACGCAAAATTCTTTCCTACACCCGCAAGGATATTGAGACATGGAAAAACATGTTTGCCCGCTGTTACGAGCTTGCCGGATTGACCACTCTTGACCGGGTGCAGGTCTGCGTGGGCTACGGTTTATGGACTGCCGGGGCTGGATTCCAGCTCGGTTCAGAGCATTTCGGGGCCATGACTCTGCCTGTGGGGCCGGGAATGCTTGAGATTCAGCTCCAGATTTTGGAAGATCTCGGTGCTACCTGTCTTTGTTCCACCGCATCAATGGCTTTGTTGCTCGGCGAGGAAGCACAGAAAGCGGGTATAGTGGAACGGCTTAAGCTCAAACGTTGTATTTTCGGCGGTGAAGCCTGCTCCAGCAAGATGCGCAAGCAGTTCGAGGAATCCCTCGGACTTGAATCAAGCCATGATATTTCCGGTATGACTGAACTTTACGGTCCCGGTGCGGGGATAGAATGTAACGCCCACGAAGGTATTCATTACTGGGGAGATGAGTACATTGCCGAGATTATTGATCCGGTGACTCTAAAACCCGTACCTGACGGTGAAGTGGGTGAGCTTGTCGTAACCACGCTGAACAAGGAGGCCTCGCCACTGGTCCGTTACCGCACTCGCGACCTTACCCGGATCATTCCCGGTGAATGTTCCTGCGGTTGTGCCATGCCTCGTCACGATACTATTTCCGGCAGAAGTGACGATATGTTCATTTTTCGCGGGGTTAATATTTATCCCGGTCAGATTGCGTCGGTGCTGGAGTCATTCCCGGAAGCAAGCTCCGAGTATCAGATTTTCCTTGAGCGCAGGGAAGGTCTGGATCATATGTCTGTGCGAGTAGAGCGCATGCCCGGTGTATCCGAGGCAAATGATGCCAATCTCGCCAAGGCTATCTGCGATGAGATTAGGAAATTCATCCTCGTGCGGGCTAATGTGGAAATTCTCAAGCCCGGGTTGCTACCCAGAAGTTTCGCCAAGACCAAGCGTGTCTTTGACGAAAGAGGTTAA